The following proteins come from a genomic window of Papilio machaon chromosome 7, ilPapMach1.1, whole genome shotgun sequence:
- the LOC106719442 gene encoding gamma-aminobutyric acid type B receptor subunit 2, which yields MRVFAGHSLSAVGLSNGDRAKLPESSKRVVSILGLFELTVGDMPRPEGASELAAARLAVSHVNQRALLPGYTLHLITNDTKCDPGVGVDRFFHALYTERSARMLMLLGSACSDVTESIAKIVPYWNIVQVSFGSTSPALSDRSEFPLFCRTVAPDSSHNPARIAFIRQHGWDTVTAFSQNEEVYSLAVNELVTQLEAANITCAASITFAESDFKEQLQQLKKLDIRIIIGSFSQEMVPKIFCEAFRLGMYGGEYAWLVAGVPPRPRGAPPCARSQLARALEGLVSVTAHRGIAGDAVSFSGLTNKMFHREMEGFGVPVSRFAPHTYDAVWAIALTLRKAELLWRNAEALNATLDRPLSLSNFDYDRKDMAEEFLNQFANLSFLGISGPVAFNGADRIGMSAFYQIQGGRPKTVALYTHGREVTCPECTRPHWAGGVPAARRVLVLRVDSVWAPARLAVAALAAAGVALALAFLAFNLHYSKRRSIKLSSPRLNNMTLIGCVLVYTAVALLGVDNATLPSFVPFSAMCTGRVYILSAGFSLAFGSMFAKTYRVHRIFISNRSGVCKTKLLQDTPLISLVCALLLIDALIVTLWAILDPMERHLKNLTIEISATDRSVVYQPQIEVCKSQNMTGWLCALYAYKGLLLIVGVYMAWETRHVKISALNDSKYIGISVYSVVITSTSVVVIGTIISERVTLAYITITSLILIATTSTLCLLFLPKIIAIRSKTEDDPVIQSMGLRLECKTRRFVTDETQELHFRIEIQNRVYKREVAALDREIGRLERLLAEPLESANSSASVVLHRRTELNRVEEEGKGNGGLEKRTPSISGGLPMLLLSVLPPVIPRASWPSAEACRGRNSVSFSSQPKLNYRKSQPAIDLYNLCLNKRDENHGFLSRLKNFFGSRPSSRKASTMSIADPTGQSIAAALRMHVGMIAGLVPGNRKHSMVLSCNTLNVPNPELNLRRQSYAKSGPIIRIIDDEPSCSKYSSERSISSTNKYVAEPETRVNFVLPTSHRKAMSHQNSSERIKGSPRFPHRIAPSAASLSTLDGRRKTSADSVFNISEGVFDEQRRFSHQNVCNQNQTRATLENRWKSTEDARPGPSGT from the exons atgaggGTATTTGCGGGACACTCACTTAGCGCGGTGGGCTTATCTAACGGCGATCGCGCGA AACTACCGGAATCAAGCAAGAGAGTAGTATCAATCCTGGGTCTGTTCGAGTTGACAGTGGGTGACATGCCGCGTCCAGAGGGCGCATCTGAGCTGGCAGCGGCGAGGCTGGCTGTCAGCCATGTCAAtcagcgtgcgctgctgcccGGATACACGCTGCATCTCATCACTAATGATACCAAG TGCGACCCTGGCGTGGGAGTGGACCGGTTCTTCCACGCGCTGTACACGGAGCGCTCGGCGCGCATGCTCATGCTGCTCGGCAGCGCTTGCTCCGACGTCACCGAGAGTATTGCCAAGATTGTGCCCTACTGGAACATTGTACAG GTATCGTTCGGGTCGACTTCACCGGCACTAAGTGACCGTTCAGAATTTCCGCTCTTCTGTAGGACTGTGGCTCCGGACTCGTCACACAATCCCGCAAGGATCGCCTTTATAAG ACAACACGGTTGGGACACGGTGACAGCATTCTCACAGAATGAGGAAGTGTACTCTCTAGCGGTGAACGAGCTGGTGACGCAACTGGAGGCGGCCAACATCACCTGTGCCGCTTCCATCACCTTTGCCGAATCAGACTTCAAGGAACAACTGCAACAACTAAAG AAATTGGATATCCGCATAATTATAGGCAGTTTCTCCCAAGAAATGGTGCCGAAGATATTTTGTGAG GCGTTCAGGCTGGGCATGTATGGCGGGGAATACGCGTGGCTGGTGGCGGGCGTTCCGCCAAGACCGCGCGGCGCCCCGCCCTGCGCCCGCTCACAACTCGCCCGCGCCCTCGAGGGGCTCGTCTCAGTCACCGCGCACAGGGGTATAGCAGGCGATGCCGTTTCTTTTTCTGGTtta ACAAACAAAATGTTCCATCGTGAAATGGAAGGGTTCGGTGTACCTGTATCTCGTTTTGCCCCGCACACGTATGACGCAGTGTGGGCAATAGCCCTAACTCTCAGGAAAGCAGAGTTACTCTGGAGGAATGCAGAGGCCCTGAACGCCACACTCGATAGACCACTGAGTCTCAGTAATTTTGACTACGATCGGAAAGATATGGCCGAAGAATTCCTCAATCAGTTCGCAAACCTCAGCTTTTTAGGAATATCT GGACCCGTTGCCTTCAACGGGGCTGATAGAATTGGAATGTCGGCATTCTATCAAATACAAG GTGGGCGTCCGAAAACTGTCGCGTTATACACTCACGGGCGCGAAGTAACATGTCCTGAATGCACGCGGCCACACTGGGCGGGGGGCGTCCCGGCAGCGCGTAGAGTGTTGGTGCTGCGAGTGGACTCGGTTTGGGCGCCCGCGCGGCTGGCAGTTGCCGCATTGGCCGCCGCTGGTGTGGCACTGGCCTTAGCGTTTTTGGCGTTCAACTTGCATTATAGTAAACGAAG ATCAATAAAGCTGTCATCTCCTCGTCTTAACAATATGACTCTGATCGGATGCGTGCTGGTATACACGGCGGTGGCCCTGCTCGGAGTCGACAATGCCACACTGCCTTCTTTCGTGCCCTTCTCCGCCATGTGTACT GGAAGAGTCTACATCCTTTCGGCAGGATTCTCTTTGGCATTTGGGTCAATGTTTGCCAAGACTTACAGAGTTCATCGAATTTTTATAAG CAACCGCAGTGGTGTTTGCAAGACGAAGCTCCTACAAGACACGCCGTTGATATCTCTGGTTTGCGCGCTGTTGCTCATCGACGCTCTGATCGTGACGTTGTGGGCCATCCTCGACCCCATGGAACGTCATCTGAAAAACCTCACCATAGAGATCAGCGCCACCGACCGCAGCGTCGTCTATCAGCCACAG ATAGAAGTGTGCAAATCACAAAATATGACTGGCTGGCTGTGTGCCCTGTACGCTTACAAAGGGCTGTTGCTGATCGTGGGCGTGTACATGGCGTGGGAAACACGCCACGTCAAGATCTCCGCCCTCAACGACTCCAAGTACATCGGCATCAGCGTCTACTCCGTTGTCATCACCAGCACCAGCGTTGTAGTCATTGGCACCATCATCTCCGAGCGAGTTACCTTAGCTTACATAACCATCACCAGTCTCATCCTCATCGCGACCACATCCACTCTATGCCTTCTGTTCCTGCCCAAGATTATTGCTATAAGAAGTAAAA CAGAAGATGATCCAGTAATACAGAGTATGGGTTTAAGACTCGAATGTAAGACGAGAAGATTCGTCACCGACGAGACTCAAGAGTTGCACTTTAGAATAGAGATACAGAACCGAGTATACAAGCGCGAGGTGGCAGCACTCGACAGAGAGATCGGCAGGTTAGAGAGGCTGCTCGCAGAACCCCTGGAGTCTGCAAACTCGAGTGCCTCTGTAGTGCTACATAGACGG ACGGAACTAAACAGGGTGGAGGAAGAAGGCAAAGGCAATGGCGGGTTGGAGAAGAGAACGCCGAGCATCAGCGGTGGACTGCCCATGCTACTGCTGTCGGTGCTGCCGCCGGTCATCCCGCGCGCGAGCTGGCCCTCCGCCGAGGCCTGCCGGGGCAGGAACTCCGTAAGCTTTAGCTCGCAACCcaaactaaactataggaaATCTCAGCCGGCGATAGATCTCTACAACCTCTGCCTAAACAAAAGAGACGAGAACCACGGCTTCCTcagtagattaaaaaatttcttCGGTAGTAGACCGTCGAGTAGAAAAGCATCCACCATGTCCATAGCGGACCCCACCGGGCAGAGCATCGCGGCCGCGCTCCGCATGCACGTAGGCATGATCGCCGGCCTCGTGCCCGGAAACAGGAAGCATTCCATGGTCCTCTCGTGTAACACCCTAAACGTGCCCAACCCGGAGCTAAATTTAAGAAGACAATCGTACGCTAAAAGCGGTCCCATCATTAGAATCATCGACGACGAACCATCCTGTTCGAAATATTCGTCCGAAAGAAGTATATCGTCGACGAACAAGTACGTCGCGGAGCCAGAGACTAGAGTAAACTTCGTCCTACCCACCAGTCATAGGAAAGCGATGTCTCATCAGAACTCGAGTGAGAGGATAAAAGGTTCACCGAGGTTTCCTCACAGGATAGCGCCGAGCGCGGCCAGCCTCTCCACGCTGGATGGGCGGAGGAAAACCAGCGCCGACAGTGTCTTTAACATATCCGAAGGCGTGTTCGACGAACAGCGAAGGTTCAGTCACCAGAACGTCTGTAACCAGAACCAGACTAGAGCTACGTTAGAGAATAGGTGGAAATCTACAGAAGACGCAAGACCAGGACCTTCGGGAACCtga